aaatctgctaaaatataaagtaacaCACAACAACAGCGTGTTcgtggaggcagccatgtttgttccgagatgtgtaGCTCAAATGAGGGGTTGGACGGATATGACGCACCTCGAAATTTACGAATTCGGAGAGATAATTAAACGCACCATAAGTGAAGCATCCCAGCAGCCCCCGGATCAGAGCAAGAGGTGGCTGTGAAAATGCAGacgacaaacaaacaaacaaacctcACCAAACTGATGGCAAACATGCCAGCAGCAGCTGTGGCAAAGATGGCCCACTGGACAGTAGCCCAAAGCTTCCAGAAGAATCCTTGAATACAGGCACATCTAAGATAAAATGGAAAGGTGGGAGTATTACAGTTGTAGCAGCAAAAAGATACTAAAAAAGCAACATAATCCCCAGCAGTCAAAACGCCCCTATGACGCATATGATGAAAAAGAACTTGTACAAATAAGTAGACTTACTTATACATGGCGGTGACCACCTCCCAGGCAAGTGACAGCATGCCAAGCCAAATACTGGGAAAGGTGACCATCTTCAAAAAGCTGTTGAACTGGTGGTAGGTGAATTCTGAGAAGCAAAAAGACACGTCCTTCTTGAGTGTGATGGAACCTCACGGGGACTTAAGTCAACAAAGAACTCAACGGATGCGCAGACCTGTTTTCGAAAACACACTCTTCTTCTCCCAGTTGATCTCCAGCCCAAAATACAGTGCAGTCCAGTAGAAGAATAGGCCGTAGACACCCAGTTCAATGATGAATGCTGTCCAGGAAATTGCAGCTTGGTACCCGGCTTTGAAAAACAAATCGAGAACAGCAGCATTGTACTATTAAAGTAATTAAATAATACTTTGCAAAACAACGTCATCAAAAGGCCATATATTATGCAAACTGATCGTTTATTGCCAAGCCTCCAGAGTCCTTCAGAGGTCTCTGAGTAGTTGATATGGCTGACTTACAGAGTGGTATTAATGAATGGCAGCCAGAGATCTAAAAACTCATGGTTCAAGAACATCTGTAGGTGGTTAACTTTACTGCATCTTAGACATGTAACAAATAGTTTAAAAGTGaattaccatttatgcaaatgaTTGACTATAATGCAATGTTGTTGCCTTGTGTACGTAATGCATCTTCCCATAATGGCCATAAAGGCAGGTAAACACGAGAGTGAATCAACATCATGGCCAATCAAAACTTGTCCCTACTGACCAATAGGATGTCTTCTGATTTCATCCAAAAGGTGTGCCCCCCCGGGTGGGCCTATGCTATGCGGCCACATAGCAATGATAAGAGGGCTGCCTATAGCCTCCTGCCGATCAGCTGTGCTAGACAGCAGCGTCGCTGCTGAAAGTCTGGCCAAGTTTTCCAAAAGCTGTCAAATCTATGATGCTTCCCGGTGAATTTAAAAAGCAAAGATCGTTTGTATCCCTTCCAGCAAACATCCCTTAAATAGTAAAACCCTGCTGAGAGAAACATCTGCAGGGAGCTGATAAGCCTGATTAGAAGCCGTTCTACTAGAAAATTAGAATCTGGCTTTCCTGCTCGTACATTTCTCTTTCGTCTTCTTGCCACGTCTCAGCCAGAAGTTGACATGGTCGTCATCCAGCAGCGAGAAGCACAGAATGATGGTGAGCAGATTGAAGAAGTTGTAGTTTCCTGTTAGGATAATGAGCACTTGTAGCAAAACCTGGAGTCCGAAACAGTGAAAGCAGTCGTGCATCAGTTTTACCCGCAATACAGAGGCAGGCCACCGCCAAGCAAATAGCAGCTGTATGTCTGAGACTAAGAGGAGCAAAGATCCAACACACCTGCACGTAGAAGGCAAAGATCCTCAATCTCCTAATGGGAGCGAAGAAGAGGAAGGGGACGGGGATCTCGATGATGAAGGTGCCCACAATGCTGAGCTTCTGAAACCACACGGGGAGTTGGTGGGCGTACCAGGCCAGGGGTGAGGGGATGCACTGCGTTTCGTAGTGATATGTCAGGGCTAGCACATAAGGTGAGACGCACGCAACACCAGGATGAGCAAATCCAACTCTCCACAATGACCGAATCAACTATTCAGGAAAACATGCACCTAATAAGTTGAACTACGTGAAAGCCAACCTTGACCATGGCCATTATTGGTGGAGCTCCATCCACCTACCAGTGAGGCCCCACCAAGTTGGGCAGCGGCTGGTGAGCTTGACGACCCCGGAGGCGAACATGAGGCGAAAGAGCAGCCATCGCACCAGCCAGAAGGTGGTGGCGTCATGGTGCTTCGCGGGGGACTGCCACAGCAGGTTCAAGGGGGCCACGAGGATGGCTAGAAATCCCGCCTCCAGCAGGAGACTGTCCCTAGATCCATGGGAGAGGACACCACATAACAACGGGCTGAACCAATGCGAgaagggttgggggggggcaggggtagTATGTCAACAGAACATTGCATGCTCCACTTCCCAGCTTCTTAGCCGACAAGCAGTTCACCACAGGCTTGCAGTGAGTGGAGGTAAGAACAGCAGAACTGCTTTGCAAGCATGAATCAGATTCCTCGTTCAGAAGGACACGTGACGAGTTGGTGGGTGGAGTGATAAGCCAGTGTGTCCTACAAAAGAGTCTTCAGGGATTTTTCACACATGAACTAAAGCAAAGTGGTATGAGGTATCCTGCTATCAAACATGTTAGTTAGCATGCGAGTGCCttgtgtaaaaataaaaaaaaaagacttaccACTGGAAGTACAGAAAGACCTGACCAACCTGAAAAAGAAacttattaataaaaaataactgcACAAAAAAACATCTAAGAAAATCCTATGTCGCTGGCATGCAAGAGAAACCAGTATAAATGTAAAAAGGATTCAGACTGCTAGCTGGTTACTCTGATAAAGAAATGCGGGATATTGAATTTAATTTTCAGTTATTAAATATAATAGAAATGCAGTGTATGAAATCACACATTTTGTGAATCTCTGCTGTGAAACAAACATGGTTAAACCATGATCTGACTAAAAGTGGACACTGCACACCTGGCCGGGAGGCCGCACACCTGGTACACGGAGCGGTAGAGGACCCAAAGGCTGAAGAACACCAGGCTACTCCTCAGCGGCTCCAGCACCACGGCCCCGAAGGCCAGCGTGGCCCCTAGTAAGCAGATGAGCTCCATGCCCTGCTGGGTGTCCAGGGCCAGTTGGGGCCCCAGCCACAGCAGGGTGGGAGAATCTTTCAGCTGCTCCAGCAGCGACTTGCCCAAATAGCGCATCTGCCAGCGTGCCGGCAGGATTCCCTCATTCCCATAAAGACCTGAGTCAGGGGAGAGAGGGGCGAAATAAGATCagtttataattaaaaaaactgcaCTTTTAGGGTTGTGCAGTTCAAAATAAACCAATTTTCCAGAAACAtgtctattcatgagtgatttaaacagcaaggatgaaaatgattaggaatGGCTTGAAGAgcgcatgcagagctcatgcaaaagtagCGGCAGTGAACTttaaactaatgttaaacataccAGATTATCCTGAAAAGGAGTAGTCATTAAAGTTGCACAGCTtactaagttttgtttcctataaaCGTACTAGCGAAACATAAACCCCACGGCCTCTGTGAATTTTATAACCAAGATTTATAAACACAGGaactgtattgaaaaataacgttgcttatgaaagTACgcaagtcagaatttcaagttacagtcaaacctcggattgtGAGTAATTcggtttgcgagtgttttgcaagacgagcaaaaattaataaattttaacttgataaacgagcgaggtcttgcaatatgAGTATTatgtatacgctttgtctgcccAGCGTCACGTAATCACAACcgagccgatggttcttctctctcgctgtgggattgtgggtaatcgtctcccatgctcggtctgtcgacatgcctcactcgtatagtcaaaattttgtagaaaagcaccactcaaataagggtgtagcagtgcaagcgatgaatctgtttaacgacaatgcaatgtccacatttccgcaAAATCgaaaagcagctgtcattggatatGATCCTTGTTAAAgttgcacaaaaagaaaaagattccagtgagccaacaaatagcagtgattccgttagttatagtgcaagtcgtcctacaaaataaccctccacttctcctctctctcttctccgTCACACCATCCACAAttttttcaaaggtaaagttcaggttaatttgttttatgtatttttactttatatttcgtatcaatcatttttatatgaatatttttgggttgtggaacgaatcatccGAGTTTCCATTATTTACAATATGGAAAATTccctttgatatacgagtgctttggacgAGCATGTTACCGGAATGAATTATGCTCacaatccgaggttttactaTAGTCTCATTGTCCTTCATACACTATACTGCTTTCTTTAGAAACTTAAActgccattaaattttgaagaCGCTGTACACAGAGGTACACAATACTGCTCACAATATTTGCTctcttgcctctgaaaatatacagttCTTCCGGCCTTTCATTCTTAAAAATCAGATATTACTTTAATACTAAATACAGTAAAAAAACACATAGTACTGTGACAAAGGCGAACATACTGCCCCCGCCAATTGTTGATGATACTGCATCTCACGTATACGTTGCATTAACTCCTCTGGTATGGGCACCTACGATGCGTGGAATGAACGCAGAAAACACGTGGCAGCCATGATGCGTACACGTATGCGTTGTGAGCGTCAAGTATAGATCAGCCCTAAGGGGTCGCAAAATGCAATAACGAGGTTCTAACTAAAAGAAACAGTGCTGTCACACGACTTACAAAATCATTATTCATCATCGTTTTATCACAGTGATGCACATCAATTAGGTAAATGCAATTCAATTAACAGAATTTTGGGATTCCCGATATACATGAAAGCTGCTTTGACACTGCAATAATGACACTGATTCAGAACACAGGCTAGTTCTTTAGCTAGCAGAAACCTCCAGTCAATTACAGCCAATATCTGCCCAATGAGCAGTTCATTCGTGACTGCAAAGCCAACAATCAGATTCCCACAATCACATGTTTGCGGCAGGTTTGTGCTACAATCCAACAGCCATTTTTCACTTAAGCACATGCAAAGATTTCACAGCTAACcgcttaca
This window of the Paramormyrops kingsleyae isolate MSU_618 chromosome 1, PKINGS_0.4, whole genome shotgun sequence genome carries:
- the LOC111846516 gene encoding lipase maturation factor 2-like, with protein sequence MKSHTSALHSNLASSTKAASHQGSSASSMSLYGNEGILPARWQMRYLGKSLLEQLKDSPTLLWLGPQLALDTQQGMELICLLGATLAFGAVVLEPLRSSLVFFSLWVLYRSVYQVGQVFLYFQWDSLLLEAGFLAILVAPLNLLWQSPAKHHDATTFWLVRWLLFRLMFASGVVKLTSRCPTWWGLTALTYHYETQCIPSPLAWYAHQLPVWFQKLSIVGTFIIEIPVPFLFFAPIRRLRIFAFYVQVLLQVLIILTGNYNFFNLLTIILCFSLLDDDHVNFWLRRGKKTKEKSGYQAAISWTAFIIELGVYGLFFYWTALYFGLEINWEKKSVFSKTEFTYHQFNSFLKMVTFPSIWLGMLSLAWEVVTAMYKCACIQGFFWKLWATVQWAIFATAAAGMFAISLVPYTYIEYDSHGNLWPELHKAYSAVDRYHLVGSYGLFRRMTGVGGRPEVVIEGSMDKNTWTEIEFMYKPGNVSGSQPIVAPHQPRLDWQMWFAALGPHTQSPWFPSLAYRLLQGKKDVINLIQVDESQYPFRQQPPTFIRALLYKYWFTDAQENGWFSQQWWRRRYVEEFFPTVHLGDPFLDGLLTQYGLKDKGLTRRNSDATVPWLLRLVREHIHTMSGPLVLWSLFSAGATICLLKTLFSLTPKESKSVPSKPNSGKPKETAPPSSKKDHVQKKEEVLSPGHKEEEKVQDLDNNPK